The Helianthus annuus cultivar XRQ/B chromosome 16, HanXRQr2.0-SUNRISE, whole genome shotgun sequence genome includes a window with the following:
- the LOC110883491 gene encoding 36.4 kDa proline-rich protein-like — protein MALSTTPAPAHEFEFDHEVDDDFDPVFPPDFDPDQEIEFIHLDQPLEAPVDPIDPLFDMPADFDMDLVDPEPVMAPEPVVAPDPALEPDPVHDDAPAFVPPIADPPVVAPPLLDDPVVDAPFPAPVPVLFDRAPFAAHIDPRYADTRNGWIDDDDDYPPFVLPVTPLVAPMSAPTDIPLFPPHTTDAHRTDLPVTFLQDIPPPRPGEGSSRQPPVSAPPMLSSPFPFTSQFPHVAPPTAPSFIPSS, from the coding sequence ATGGCGTTATCAACTACACCTGCTCCCGCACACGAGTTCGAGTTTGACCACGAGGTCGATGATGAttttgatcctgtctttccccctgACTTCGATCCTGACCAGGAGATCGAGTTTATTCACTTGGACCAGCCCTTAGAGGCGCCCGTAGATCCTATTGATCCCTTGTTTGATATGCCtgctgattttgatatggatcTTGTTGATCCTGAGCCCGTCATGGCCCCTGAGCCGGTCGTTGCTCCTGATCCTGCACTAGAGCCTGACCCTGTTCATGATGATGCACCAGCTTTTGTACCACCCATTGCTGACCCACCAGTTGTTGCTCCACCGCTGCtggatgatcctgttgttgatgcACCGTTCCCTGCTCCCGTGCCAGTATTGtttgaccgtgcaccttttgctgcTCATATAGATCCACGATATGCCGACACCCGCAACGGGTGgatcgatgacgatgacgattacccaccATTCGTGCTGCCTGTTACTCCCCTAGTTGCACCCATGTCTGCACCTACTGATATCCCATTGTTTCCCCCACACACCACAGACGCTCACCGCACTGATCTTCCCGTTACGTTCCttcaggacataccgccacctcgtcctggagaggggtcatcgaGGCAGCCGCCTGTTTCTGCTCCCCCCATGTTGTCATCACCTTTTCCGTTCACATCTCAGTTTCCTCAtgttgcaccacctactgcaccatcTTTCATTCCATCGAGCTAG